The sequence below is a genomic window from Piliocolobus tephrosceles isolate RC106 chromosome 8, ASM277652v3, whole genome shotgun sequence.
GCAATGGCTCCTTGTGTTCTTCCACTCCACCCTCCAATCTCCTGTGGCTGCAGAAGCCAGGGTACCTGTGGGAGGAGATGGCTCTTGGCAAGCAGTGCAGGGGTCTAGGTTCCAGAGATGACCACCCCACATCACCCCAAATTCCCACCATCGCTCCCATTGCTTTAAGTCTGACTCCAAAACAACTACCTATGCagtcctttctccctcccctcacagGAGGCAATACTGACCCTGAGGAGTCGTCTCAGTCAGTGCAAGAGGCCTCGTCAGGCTCCTTCTGGGTGTCTGTTGTCACCTGAAACCCTCCAGGGAACAGATTCCGGGCCCTCTGAGTTCCCCACTGTTGTCTGGGGCTGGAGGCAGGACTGGAGCCTGGTGACAAAGGCCATCAACTGGGCATTCCATGATGCCCAGTGTCCATCAGGCTCTGTCCCCTGCAGGCCCCACCCTCCTCACCATCACTTGACCAGGATGGCTTCTCCTCATCAGGCGAGGGTGGTTGTGAGGGGCTGGAGTAGGGCCTGGACAGGACGGAGGCTGCAGCCTCACCCCAcggctcctgctgctgctgctgctggtgaagCTGCATGGAAAGGAGAAGGAATGAGGGCCGCCCCCCAAGGAGGGCAGGGCCAAGCGCCTGGACTAGAAGCAGAGGGCTTTTCAGCCTCCTCCTGCGACTCTGCTAGACCCTTCCGTAGACTCTGCCCCGCCTCAGTCTCCATGTTGTTCACCAGCCTTCTCCCCACATTTCTCCAGGCACTGCTCTACTCACCTGGTGCAGGTAGATGGCATGGAGACTCATCTCGGCAGAAGCAAGTTCTGGAAGCTGGGCCAGCTTCTGGCCCCCAGTGCCTCCTGGGGACACAGAGCTGGAACACAGCATGAAGCAGGTCAAAAGACATTACCTCCACCCACCATACCTCAGAGGGCTCCGCTTCTGAATCCCCCCAACAGTGCCCCAGCTCCCGGCTCCAAGAGGATCAGCCCAGCCCCCACACCGCTGCAACTCAGTCTCCACTCCTTACCTGGGGTCCTGGGCAATTCGGGAAATGGAGGCAAGGAGGCTGGCTGTGGCTGCAGCTGGACAGGGGGCTGTGGGGCTCAGATCCCTCGGAGGCAGGAGAGGGTGCACAAAGAGGTTGGCCAGGAAGGCCTCAGGCTGGGTGCGAGAGGAGAGGGAAAgccaaagagggagtcagaagAGAGGACAGAAAGGGAATGTGGAGGAAGGGGAGGCCTAAAGAAGGCAGGAGAGCAGGCTGGGGGCGGGGGCCGATGAGACAGATTACTACCTAAGGTGAGGCTAGAGGGGAAGGGTTTGGAGAGGAGTTGTGGAGCTGAGGGCAGAAGGCGAGGCCAGGCTTTCACTCACCAGGGGCGAGGTACAATTGCTGAGCACCCCCGGGGTGGGGGGGCTGCGAGCCGAGGTGGCGCCCCAGGCAGCTGCATCTTGTTGTACTCGGCCCCAGAGGTGCCCAAGAAACTTAGAGCTGTGCCCTGGGGGGCGCCAGAGCGGATGCGCCAGGGAGAACCGCATCAAAGAAAGCTCAGTCTTGCCATCCTCCGCACGCTGAGACAGCGAGGCCTCAGTCTGTCCCGCCGAGAGCCACTGTGAGCAAGGACAGTCTTTCAGGTGCTAAGAACGCTGAGCCTTATGGGGCCAAGTGGGACAGGAAACACCGCCCCATCTTCCATGTGAAGGAAACAGACCACAATGGGGACTTGTTCACCCTCACCCAAAAATACAACAGCGGAGCAGAACCCGGGTCTAGACCCAGCTCAGGGATAGGGCTGAGCCTCAGTGCTTTGCCCAGGGTGATCCTGACAGCCTTCGTCCAGGCACCAGTCCTTACTCAGCCCCACCCATGGGCCAAGCCCATTCCTCATCCCCGGGTGGTCTTTGCTCCCATTTACTGACGTTACTATGTGCCAGCAACTCCATTATGGGCTCTACAGACATTTTCTGTGTCATCACAAGCCTGGCCTTGGCTGTGCTCTGGAGGGCACATTGCCATTGTCACCATCTGACAGACGAGGGCACGAGGGCACAGGGAagggaagtgacttgctcaaCGGCACAGGTAGCAAGCAGTGGCGCCAGGGCTGGAACCCAGGTCTGCTCCGAGAGGCAAGCAAACTCCCACCCAGCCGAACCCCCCAGGGCCAGGGAACAGCTCTGACCTGAGGGTGGCCGTGGCGCTTCACATCCATAAGGGCAAAGGAACAGATGTCCCCAACCCCAGCCACATCCACAGTGAAGTGATGAAAAAAGTCGATAATCTCCAGGGCACGAGGGCGGAAccagaaaagcagaaacaacgGGGTGAGGAGCGGGGACAGGAGCTCCTCCAGGAGGGAGACCTGGGGAAGCAGCGGTGAGGCTGAGCAGGGGTCGCTGAGGGGCCCAGGCATGTTATCAGGACCAAGCAGCCCTCAGCGACCCTCGCCAGGGCAAGAAGCCTCCCCACCCAGTCACTCCCTAGACTCCTGGGGTAGCCCGTTTGTCCAATGCCCTCTGCGCAGACAGACCCCACAACTTCCTCCTCAGCTGTCGCGCCCACCCTCACCGCTCGGTACTGCAGCAGCTGCGCCATCTGCCGGTATGCGCGGTCCCTGCCACCGGGGCCAGGCTCCTCCGGGAGGTAATGCATGTGGGCCAGGGCGGTCTGCAGCAGAAGCTGCGGCGCACGACCCTGGCACTGCTCTTCGGGAATGAAAGACCTGAAAGGCGAGATCCGTGGGGGGAAGGGGCTTACCGTTAGGAGGACGCGCAGTGGGATGCAGGGCTGGAGGGCCCCAGTGGTGGGAGAGGTAAGGGGGGGAACCTCCCATGGCCCCAAATCAGAGAAACCGACACACACCACCTCCCCGGGCATCTGCCGTCGCACCTGGCCACGGTGGCGGTGACCCCGAGCGCGGTCATGGCGGTGAGCACGTGCTCCACGGCCAGCACGTCCTCATCGTAGACCGTGAGCACAAGCAGCGCGGCGAAGAGTGCGCCCGCGAAGAAAACGATCTGGCGGGCCAGCAGCGCGCGCAGGGGCGCGGGGGGCGCAGCGGTGCGCAGGAAGGCGGCGGCGGGGCGGTAGGCGCGCGCCAGGCGCGCGCGCAGCTCGTGCGGCAGCTCGTTGAAGTGGCGCAGCTGCAAGCGCGCCAGGCGGGACCAGCCGCGCGCCCCAAGCGCGCCGGGCTCGCGCCGTAGCAGCTCCACGTGGCTATAGAAGGCGTGCAACACCTGCCAGGCCAGCACCAGTGGGCTCAGCGCCAGGTTCAGGGCGGCCAGCAGCAGCACTGTGCGCCCCCAGCGCGCTGCCAGGGCGCCCCGCTGGTCGCTGCGCTTGTAGGCGTGCGGCAGCTCCCAGCCCCCGCGGAAGAGCGAGAAGGGACCGCGGAAGAGCAGCAGGTCGACATTGAGCGCCAGGCCGCGGCTGAGGAAAGCGGCACTGCCTCCCCAGGGTAGCGGGCAGCGGGCCGGCAGCAGGCCCTTGTTGGCCAGCGCCACCTGGTAGTTGGTGTAGCGCAGGATGCGGTGGTGGACGTCCAGCTCCGTCAGGGGCCGCGGCTGCACGCACAGGCCCCCGCTCTGCTGCAGCGCCAAGAGGCGGGACTGCACCTCTGCCCAGGGAACCGAGCTCAGCTCCTCCTGAAACGGGCACTGAT
It includes:
- the ATG9B gene encoding autophagy-related protein 9B; the protein is MVSQMGWGGRRGRLGRWGDLGPGSVPLLPMPLPPPPPPSCRGPGGGRISIFSLSPAPHTRTSPSSFSPPTPRPPCSVLQGTGAQPCHSALPTPATPPTQAQPAMTPASASPSWGSHSTPALASATPPPSHQCPQDSPGLRVGPLIPEQDYERLEDCDPEGSQDSPIHGEEQQPLLHVPEGLCGSWHHIQNLDSFFTKIYNYHQRNGFACILLEDVFQLGQFIFIVTFTTFLLQCVDYNVLFANPPSNHTGPGPFHSKVTLSDAILPSAQCAERIRSSPLLVLLLVLAAGFWLVQLLRSVCNLFSYWDIQVFYREALHIPPEELSSVPWAEVQSRLLALQQSGGLCVQPRPLTELDVHHRILRYTNYQVALANKGLLPARCPLPWGGSAAFLSRGLALNVDLLLFRGPFSLFRGGWELPHAYKRSDQRGALAARWGRTVLLLAALNLALSPLVLAWQVLHAFYSHVELLRREPGALGARGWSRLARLQLRHFNELPHELRARLARAYRPAAAFLRTAAPPAPLRALLARQIVFFAGALFAALLVLTVYDEDVLAVEHVLTAMTALGVTATVARSFIPEEQCQGRAPQLLLQTALAHMHYLPEEPGPGGRDRAYRQMAQLLQYRAVSLLEELLSPLLTPLFLLFWFRPRALEIIDFFHHFTVDVAGVGDICSFALMDVKRHGHPQWLSAGQTEASLSQRAEDGKTELSLMRFSLAHPLWRPPGHSSKFLGHLWGRVQQDAAAWGATSARSPPTPGVLSNCTSPLPEAFLANLFVHPLLPPRDLSPTAPCPAAATASLLASISRIAQDPSSVSPGGTGGQKLAQLPELASAEMSLHAIYLHQLHQQQQQQEPWGEAAASVLSRPYSSPSQPPSPDEEKPSWSSDGSSPASSPRQQWGTQRARNLFPGGFQVTTDTQKEPDEASCTD